GATGCAGTTCTGCACGCGGGGGAATTTGTCCTGGGGGGTCTGCGGTGAGGCCCCATTGGGGAACTTGGCCCCGTTCACAGCGTTAACGGGGAGAAGCGCGCTAAGGGGGCTTGCTGCACTAACAAGGCTGGCCGCCTTCACCGCCTTCGCCGCTTTTGCCGCCCTCTCCCCCCGGGGCGACCTTTCCACCTTGAGGGACTGCCTAAACGTGTATGCCGGCTGCCCCGCCTTGCGCTCCCCGGGATGTGGCGTTCCCCCACTTTCTTCGCCTTCTCCGCCGGACTGCCCCATGCACACCCTGATTTGATAAACGAGGagataaaaaatgaggaggttgttttttatttcctcttttgcaaTTAAATAGTGAATCATTTGTCTGTCTGTTGGAGGTGGTGCCGTTCCAGATGGGGTCCCCCTGTTGACGGTTCTGCTGGAGATGGCCCTAAATTTGTTATTAAAGATATACACATTGGCATTAAAGGCATTTTCGACGTCTTGTCTCTTCTGGCGAACGGAAAGGAGAAGATGATTTGAGTTACACAAAACAGTTTCAATTGTCCCCAAATCGACGTTGGTTTGGCCGGTCCTAATGAGCATAGTGGAGTACGTTTCTACCCTTTTAATTTCCGCCCTTAGTTTTTTCTCGCCACGTAGGAGGTGCTCCCTGAGCGATTTGAAGCTGGCTTTGAGCGTCTCCACGAGGTGGGCGTACCTGCTGGGGAGCGCATCATCGCAGTCATTGTCGTTGCCGTTGCCGCTGCCGCTACCGTTGCCGCTACCGTTGCcgccgccgcttccccccccgtcgAGCGTGTGCTCCACCTGCCTTATGGAGTCTTTAAACTTTTGGTAATCCCCCCAGTCTTCTTTCGTCACCTGCTCGTACTCCCTCACCAGCAGGGACAACTTTTGGGAAGCGTTTTCAAACGCttctttatttgttttaaatttttcctccAGCTTGACGGCCacctcttttattttctcatcGTCTCTTCGGAGCTGCTCCTCGAATGAGTCTACCCCCATTTGTTGGCACCATTTGGTGCACTCTCTTTCGGATTTCATTTTGGCCTTCAGCAGGTGCTCAAAGAGAGTTTCTTTAAAGCGCTCGTAGTAGCTGGAGGTGAAGCTCTGGAACAACTTTTTTAGGAGGTCCTCATTGTAGAGCAGCTCATCGGGTAGGGACTTCGTGGTGATTTGAGGCAGTGAATAGGTTGTCTCCCCAGAGTGAGTCCCACCGGGGTTAACTTCCTCATTAGGGTGACTTCCCCtgttcgcttcccccttctgctgAATGTACTCCCTTCTAATTTGCGCAATGTTTGACCGTATggtgctttcctttttatgtgcTTCGTGGGAGGCCTTTTTCCCTGTTTGTTTGGCAGGGCGTGCCTTCCCTTTGACGCTCCTTTGGAGATAAGCTCCTACATCCCTGCCAGGGTGCAGCAGCCCCATCATGTTACTCCTATAGCTGATGTAGGTGTGGTGCCAAATGGTGTCCTCGTCATACATGTATGTGTGTTTGGGCCCGACTAGCTGTCTAATTATATTCTTTTCATTCTCATCGGGGGTTGTTTTTTGTTGGCCCTTTAAATGGGTGTGCTTCCCCTCACCGGGTGTATCATTTGTGCCGCTTCGCTCGTTAGCCCTCCGAGCAGACGGCGCCTCCCCTTCTGCGCCTATCACCTTAGCTTTGCTCAAAGCGGCGAAGAAGAAATCCCCCCATAGACGTTTCGACTGAGCAACGAGAGTCTCATTAGTGGTGCgagcttcctcttccccgCGTGATGCGCAGCTTTCCAatttcttcttcgcttcttctttATCGGCTATCAATTTGAGCATCACCAGGTGGTCCTTACACTTCAGGCACCTCCTCACAACGGAGTTGTATTCCCTCAGCAATGTATCAAAGTGGCAGAGGAACAGACGGTTCCGCTCACAGCACTGGTGGATAGATGCCTTCATTTCACTTTCTACGTGGGAGCTCATCATCAGGATTTCACTTTTTAAGGtctccaaaatggagaagaaggagaggatGAAGTAGTCGTCCCTCAAGTTCATCAGGTTGTAATTCGCCAGAATGTTTTCCGTGCATTTTATGAAAGCGCTTTTGTGTTTGCAGATTTGTGCGAGGATCGTTTCGTGGCTGTGCTCGTCGTTTTTTTGAGCTTCTCCGTTTGGGTCATCTTCCATGTGGTTGCCCTGCATGGGGTTGCCCTCCATGGGGTCATCTTCCCTGTGGCTGCCTTCCCTGTGGCTGCCTTCCCTGTGGCTGCCTTCCCTGTGGTTACCTTCTTTGGGGTGCTTCCCTTTACTGGGTTCCCCCTCTGGGCggtcttccctttttacttCTCCCTGGGCATTCCATTTTGGCGGTAAGTTTTCCTTCCCAGCgcccttctcctttttgcgccatttggggggggccTTTTTTGGGGCCTCCCTGAGAAGCGGCCTCCCTCCAGCCGTCGCGGTTGTCTCCGCCGCAGTTTCCGCCGCCGTCACCGCCGCCGTCGCCGCGGCGAAGTTGTCCAAGTGGAAGAAGGTGTGCAGAACGACCTCCCTGTAGCGGACCACTTCCGCCTTTATCTCCTCGTACCTTTGGAGGTACTCCTCATAGTGTTGATTCTGCCGCTGGTAGACGTCTGCGCAGTGTCGCTGGTGGAGTTTCGCCGCATTGCTATCCACCGCATCTCCAtccgccgcttcgccatacgccgctccccccccctgcggcgCGGCTAGGAAGCCGGCGAAGAACTGGTCGGGCGGGAGGCCAACCCTCCTGGCGTACACAGCGTTGTAGTTACCTTCCAGCGTAGCCATGAGGCGGTTAAAAACTTTATCCGCGGGTAATCCGTGGAGGTAGTTTTTCGAGATGGTGGCGTAGACGCAGCAGACGTCTCGGTAGCTCTGCTGGCGAAGGATGTCTCGGCGGAAAACGCATTCACACCGATGGTACTTTTggtatacataattatacgTCTCCGTTACGTAATCATTAAAGTGGGTGAGGAAGTCCAGGAAAAACTGTTTCGCTCTTTCCATTTCGGTGCCAACCAATTGGGAAGCTTCCTCTGTGCtgtagaatattttttccttcatttgggATTCCATCCGCTGCGTATTGTCACTCAATTTGTTTGTTGCCATTTCGTGTTTCCtctcaaaatgggaaataaaatttttaattttttcgttcaatttggtgaataaattttgcacacattcCCATTTCTCTTTGATGTCTTCTCCTCTCCTGTctacctctttttttatttcatttagtatacattttttttttatattttccgaGTGGTCCTTCATGCTGGGGGGGTCGTTCATCGGGAGAgcctccaccgcttcgccatttGTTGGGATGAATTTCTCACAAAGTTTTGACTCCATCAAATGTGTGTAGCGTGTAACGTAGGAGTGgtaccttttcatttctccTTGTGAGTTTTCTCCTCTTGGTGGTGGATCTCCATCCCACTTTAAGTCCAACGCTTCTTGTGTGAGTCTTTCCACCTGGGTTAGTATGCTCTCCATTTCGCTTTTGAGCAAATTTGCCTTTAAAAACGTTtcgctttttatttcctctaTGCATTTGTCAACCTCTCTGTGGTAGTCCTTCACCAATTTGTATGACGCATCTTCTGCTTTGCTCAAATACCTGTGCGTGGTTTTTATCCTtagcttcttcattttttccattggGTGGTTGATGGCATTGTGTAGGGAGAGTTCGTCCGTCCGTCCCACATAAGATTCTTCGCTTTCTTTGCCGACAGTTGGCTCAGTGTGGCTGTTCCGTTCGATGGTCACCACGTTGTTTGTGTAGTTATACCTATTACTGCTTCCCTTCTGTTGTGTTTCCCTCCCGTTCGCTTGACTGTACTGCTCATCGcatttgttttccccttgtGGGGTTGCTCCACTCCTCCCCTCCGCGTGCGCTTCTACACATCGCATGACTTGCTTAGTGTAGTCCGTCCGGTGTATCCCCCCCCCGCCTGCAATTACATGCACAGCATTTTTCGCCAACTCGTCGTTCCTCCGTTCTGTAAAATTACTTttgtcaaatttttttttttttttttcctccacggAGGATAAATTTtcctccctcttttttttgctctccaaaaaggagttcattttttcgctgaaatttttcttcttcattttgtcctCACCAAATCACTTTGCTTTGCTCTCGTGTGAGGGGTTATTCTGCTCGTCGTGGTCTCCGTTGTTTTGCGAGGCTCCGAATGGAGGGCATAATTTGGCCCAGCGAAGTGTAAAGCGGCAGTAGCGCACTTctacccccccaaagggtGAAAATGTCTTTCCCGaatgtgcatatgcacaATTGTGTAGACGAACGGGGGAGAGGAAAACGGGTGGACGCGACGAATTTGGAGCGGCATTAacagaaaaagaagcgaaaaatggCAAGCTGGCCAAACTGCGAACTCGCGGGGCCAATTTGACCGCCGAAAAAAGGCCTGTGCGGACGGCAGCCAGCGTGGCGGTCTAGACCGTGCAGACCAGTTTcgccccaaatggaaaaaattgcaattcaTCTTTTGGCGCGACTTCCCCAAAGGGTAGAAGCGTTCACTTCTGCAAAATGGACAAACGTAGAGAAGCATAAAAGGAGTTCCCCTGTGCATATGGCGgaaggggacccccccctTGTCTTGCGCACATTTGAAGACCCATACGGATAACCTTACGtaggggaagaagccaaaaaaaaaaaaaaaaaaaaatccctctCGTCGAAATGGCAGATGTGAGGGGAGATACGTGTTACTAGTTTTGCACGCAGGATTGTAGGATGGGCCTAATGGCATGTTATAACTTCATCTAGGggacttcttttttttttattgtcgCACGGGTACCCCTCAACGTGGGTAGTCGGTGAGACTGGCCTAATCCCatgagaagaaaagaaagagagTGGACCCCCCCTGTCTACATGTGCCTCATCCTATCGGAACGAGTATAACCACTTACCATGTGTCTGCCCGTTTGTGCTGCCTTTTCGGGGAGTAAACCGCCATGATTGCAAGCACGTGCCTGTGCACAGGAACAGGGGTGCGCCAGTTTGTCTACGCGAGTTTGTGTGCCCTCGAATGTAGACCCTTTGGTGTTCCCCACGTGGCGGGAGGGCAGCGAAACGGTGAAGAAGTAACCcctttaatttcatttttctccctttttctcctttttcgccctcccccctgtggacaccacaaatgggaagaacAAATCGACACACACCACGACGCGAAATCAGCCGGGGACGCCCCCTCGCATGGCCTCGTTCCGCAGGAGCAGCTTTTCCCCAAtttgattttaaaaaatgattctaCCCGCGCTGCAGTTTGTCTGTACTTGTAAGCACTATCATGGGTTATGTTCGTctttaaaaagaggagagAGTGGAGAAGGTCTCTTTCGAATTAAAAACCTTAAGAAGGAGTTGGCCATTTCGATTGGTCAAtcggcttttttttttttttttttttctttgacTCACCATTTCATTctatgttgtttttttttttttttcacgggCGCACAAGGCGAGGGACCAAGTGGCCTCGTTTTAATGCAAGCTGTTGTTCGGCGGTTGCCGCGCGGGGTGGACCCCTTTTCCAGGGGGCTAATTTGTTCTCACGGGCAGTTGCATGCACGTCCATTCAGCGAATTGCTGCTTCGCAAGGGTGGAGACTCACCATTTTCGCATAttcccttttaaaatttgcacattttggcatttaaaatttgcacattttgacattaaaattttttccctttcaccTCTCTCCTTTTCCGCCTGACCGCTTACCCCACACATGCTTTTGCGCTCACTGGTCCCCCCCTcggctttttattttcccctcccttttCAGTGACCACAAACCAGGCCCATTTTGAGTGGTGtccattttaacaaaaatggagtagccttcttaatattttttttttttttttttttcctttcccctttttttcattggcATCGCGCTGTTCAATTTTGTAACACAGCCTTTTTACCCTTCGGGGATGAAACAAAAAGACAGGAATAGgatgtaccttttttttttttttttttttttttgctttagcTTCACTGCATTGTTTTGCTATACGGCCTAGGGGAAGACACACATTGGAgggatttaaaaataaattgttccCATTTTCGGGTAACAAATTGGATGACATTACTTCACTTGGTGTGTTTTTCGCCCTGccgtttttgttttgcctgCCTGGTGTGCACTTTCACGTTTGCACATACTGAAGACGCGTGGGAGGCACAGATAAAAGGTTCGCAAGGAGTGTCCGTGTGAGCCAAGTGCTGCCACTTTCCTGTGGGCACGCGGGTATACGTGAGTATACCTAAGCGCATCTCCTCAAGGCAAACGAACACATTTCgctttcaaaaaaagaagctgaGCGAACGAAACATGGCTATTTCCAATGTGAGAGTTATGGAAAGTGATGACGTAAGCCAAGGGGACTACTCGTGTAACTCCGAAACAACCGCAGATGCTGAGACTAGCGCGAGCGAAGATGATGAGAAGGGGATTCAAATTAAAATCAAGAGAGCAATCGAAAATGGTATACTGgatgaagcgaaaaaaaaaaaaaaaaggaaaatgctcAATTTTGATAGAAgcttcaaaaaaagaaaaaatttgaaaatcgAACAGGAGGgatttaaaattaacattCGGAAGTTCAGACTGTTTAAAATTGACCACGTGAAAaacaagggggaggaaatgcTCCCCCCAGCGAGGAGTGGCCGGGACGCGCCCACCGGGCCTGACGCGGACGAAGTGGGCGAAGTGGACTTAGCGGACGAAACGGATGTTGCGAAGTGAAGTGGCCATTGGGAAGGGGACCGCGCAGGAGGCAAAACGGTTTACCTCCCTCTCGGAccatcccctttttgcattcAGAGCGACGGTATGTTTGCGTCCAACGTGGGAACTCCCatcgacaaaaaaaagaaatgaaaagaaaagaaaagatatgtacatatatatatataaatgaaaaccGCTGCCAACCTCCGAAGGGTGTGCACAGAAATGTAACTCGTTTTTTCCGGGGGAATGCCGAACTGAACAAACGTGGTCCAATCGAAAGGGTAGAGCTGTCCAGAGAAAAACaggaggggaggaaaaccCAAGACGATAAACAAACACAAACTGAAGGACTGCCATTCGATTTGTGGGGGGAGACAACCAAAGCGGAGTCGCTTGGCTAGCTGCACATTTCTTATGAacaagcgaaaaaaaaaaaaaaaaaaaaaaaaaaattaaagaaatagTAACCCCACAAAGTTGCAAATCCACGAAGTTGCAAAGGGCGAAGCCACAAAtcaaaagaagaggaggaggaaggccGCTTACCCGCATGGACAGCAAAACTTCCAGGGGAGGGAACTTCCCCCTTTACGCGTTTGCACACTGGGGGCGGAAATGCGTTCCCGGAAATGGGCAGTTCGCCAGTCAGGGGAGTATGcacacgtgtgtgcaaaagGAGTAGCCCTACAAGACGGTAGCCAGTGGCCAGTGACAAATGATATACCAGGTCAATCGCGCTGCGCAACCTTTTCCTTTACTTTCCTTTCCTGTCCGTTtcgctttccccttttagcCCCCCACCCCTGCATGAGGGCGCATTTGTGTCTGTTCGACTGCTCATGTGGGCCCCAGCTTATGGCAGCACACAACTGGCGGTGTACGTACAAGCCAAGATTCGTACGCGCGTCCGgatgttttaaattttgtttttaatttttgtttgcttcactggtatgctttattttgcccactttattttgctaacattatttttcccgcattattttgcacacattttcCCCACATTATTCTTTCCACTTCATTTTGACCTCTCGAGTTTGCCCACTTCATTTTGACCTCTCGAGTTTGCCCACTTCATTTTGACCTCTCGAGTTTGCCCACTTCATTTTGCCCACTTTTACGTTAACTCGTTTGACCTTTCCCTGGCATCAACAACTCATTTGCGTCATTCCTAATCGGACTGAACAAGACCCTCGGTAGCCTCTACATTTTGGCTCTCTCTGTTGAGCGGTTCCGTGGGGGTGTTATTTTGCCGCTTACTTTTTCCACTCggttttccctcccccgtttgtgtTAGTCTGTGTGGTCTACTCTCTCAAGTGACCAGAtaactttgcaaaaaaaaaaaaaaaaaaaaaatgaagctaAGCCTTTGTAGCGTCCTTCTTACCTTCGTCCTGTGCTCCCTCTGCGGGGCATCCAGGGGGATACATGAAGAAGgtcaaaaaggaggagtaAAAAACGACCTGGGGAACGTAACAATAGAAGTCCTGCCCGCTGACGATGATAATGACGATTTGGAGTTAACCAATTATTTGTTGGACGAACTGATGGGGGCTACCGATGAGAGTGGCCAACTGTGAGTGGGTCCACCGGTGGGGATGGCGGCTTGATTGGGGTGCAAAGCCTATGCAGCAGGAGTAGGAGCGGCGTAAACTTCTAATCGGGGTGCAGATCAAACCGCGTTTTGGAAGTGTGTGACCCATTGGGGTGAATAAAACGCACGAGTGAAATTAAACCTCAGCATGTGAGATGAAACGaaagcgaagaagaagagggaaacTCGCGTCGGACGCCCATTTGTGAGTTGCCCCTACAGTAGTGAGCCGCTTTGGGGACGTGCTTGCCACCATCGCGCTGCAGCGTTTTGTAGACCCAGCAATGAGTGTGGTGAGCTCTACAATgtatatgatttattttgctttcttttttttccttttttttttttttttttttcctaaactTGGGCGCATTTGCCAAACGCGTTTAAGCACCTTTTGGCAAAACGGTTTTTAACTTTCTATGAGGTGGCAACGAAAAGGGGGCCAAGTCCtcgcttaaaaataaacgcacatatatgcgcatgtatatatatgcacaggAGCAAACACCCGCAACGGGGGGGAGGGTCATGCAGGTAGCTTCACCTATGTGCCGAATGGCGTACGTGTGCCCGTTGCGGATGATACGagatttccttttccagGGGAACTCCTTATTATCCGCGTGTATACGCGTGCGTAATTTCTGCCCCATTTGTCACTGTGTGCATGGCATTGCTCCACCAGGGAAACGtccttaacatttttttttttttttaagttggAAAAGAAAGTCATTACGCAATGTTGCTCTATGTTTATATGTAGtcttgcccctttttgtttccactccttttttttaccctttttacattttatacttttttcaCAGAGAGATCGAAGAATTGCGCTAAAGGAATATACCTCACGTAGTTAAACTTTCCCACCCATCGCGTTTGTCGATTCGTATAGAGAAACTCTTGTATGGAAGTGTATTTTCCCGACGTTAGCAGATTTTTCAACCCTACGTTTTTCCTTGCATATGCTTAACTTTTTTGGAGGaccaaaaaaggagtcacaagggggaacaaaatttgtatgtatgtatgtatgtatgtatgtatgtatgtatgtatgtatgtatgtatgtatgtatgtttttttttttttttttttttttatgcaacattttcaccttgcctgttcagaaaaaaattcaccaaCGCGACATCACAGAGTTTGCTAAAACcgagggaggaaaaaaaaaaaaaaaacggagcaAGCAAAAGGAACGTACTTAGAATGATAAACTACATCCCTCCGCTCTTTGTGAAGCCTCTCCTGTACATTGGTTTAGTCGTCTTTTTAAAACATGCTTTGTGCCTCGTCTACTGGTTGTTAAATTGTGTAAGTTTTTGCTCGCGGTGTGTCTCTGCCTGGGCGAGTCggatttttccccccgcaaAATTTGCAGCAGTGCATACGTGTAGGCGTATACACACAGATCCACATAACCGCATGTACGTGCGTGGgcgcgcttctccctcccctgCCCTTAGCTCAAGTGCAAAGTATTTGCCAGAAGACTGGGAAGCTATGGCGACACGGTTATCATCACTGGGTGCACGGACGGAATTGGAAAGAGCTTGGCATATTCGCTGATAagtgaaaatgtaaatttattcCTCATAAGTCGTAACGAGGATGCGCTGAAGAGCATGAAGGAGGACCTACTCCAGAAGAACAGGAGCTACAAGGGGCAGATAGATTATGCGGCGTTTGATTATAATGCAAATAGCTTCACCTCCTATAGGGGTATTCAAGAAAAGATCGAAAAGTTGGATGTCGGAATTTTGATCAACAATGTGGGCGCTTCCTACCCGCACCCCCTGGTAAGCGCGGCGTGCagcggtggaggaggaaacaGACGTGGCGATAGCACGGGTGTATATATGCGCAAAGTAGACGCAACGTAGGCGCGCAGTACACATAGTGAAgagaaactttttttttttcttttttttttcctttttttggctgattccccccctccgcagtACTTCCACGAAATGGACGTTCACCTGGTAGAGCAGCTGGTGAACGTGAATTTGCTGTCATCCTACTACATGACGAAGTTGGTGTTGCCGGGTAATTCAGCGCAGGCGTTTGCCACTTGCGGgtgtatacacatgtgtatgcatgtatatacatttgtatataatatgcatatgcatatgtattttttctttttttcccaggAATGATgcggaaaaagaagggaCTCATTTTGTACACGTCCAGCGGCGCGGCCACCCTGCAGTCCTCGCCCCTGTACGCAGTGTACGCCTCGGTGAAGGAGGCCATCTGCTCATTCGCCAATTCGTTAAGTGTACGtcaaagaaaaattaaaaggacaAGCGGAATGGCGAAACGAAGTGCAAGTGTAAAATTAGCACATTGATTTGAGCACTTAGTGGGGTTCATTTtatggcaattttttttttttttttctctccaaatGGCAGGTCGAGTTGAAGGAACAGAACATCCAGGTGCAGTGCCACGTGCCTCTATTCATCGTGACGAAGCTGTCCAAGATAAGGAAGCCCAGTGCATTCGTCCCAACGGCGGATGCATACGCAAAGAGCGCAATTAAAAGGATGAAACAGGGGAATAGCACCTTCAGCAGTGTTATATCCTCCCCCTATGTCCTTCACAGAGTGCAAACCTGCCTCTACAACGCCGTTCCGAAGCTGCTGTTTGACACCATGTCCTTCATGACTCTCAAGGCAGTTAGACAAAGGGCGTTAAAGAAGGCGAGAAAATCTGACTAATTTGGCTTACCTAtggatgcatttttttttttttttttttttttctccccccatttttatccACCCGCTTAACCATTACATCCACGAGTGCACACCTTTGCTAGTAATTCCATTTGGCTAGTTCCCCTGTTTGCACCTTTGAAAAGGGCATACATGCAGGCGAAATGGTAGTAATGCCGCTGGgacgtttccctttttgtagCTCCCCCTATGCGTGGCAATCAACCTGTAAGTGCTCAGTTGCAGGGTGGCGGGTCCAACCGTATCTTCTTGTTCGGGCGGATGCCTCACCGCTTGGGGGATAAATGCTTCCAAAGTGGGAGGAGCCAAAATGGATGCTACGCACATCGTGATATTTTAACTCTCCTTTGCGTAAGCGTTACGCCTATTTACTCTgggggggccaaaaaaaaggtggtaACGCCTATGCGTACGAAGGCGCTCGGCGATGGGTGTTGCTCGGTGAGTCCTCGCGTGTGGGGGGCATGTAAGAAGTACGCACTATAGGGACACGCAATGGGAAAACACAATAGGATAACTCTCCTCTTGTCAaaaatttcctcctttttcgcttctGCGGGGAGCACCCCTGGGGCAAACTTAGCTGTGCACCCGAAGCGGTCGCTTTTCTCCTTTAAGCTAAATAGCCACGTGAGGTGCGATTGCCTCCGGGTGGAGATGCTGCGGAGTGGTACACGCCTCTTTTGCAGTGCGCCTGGAAACATTTCCCACTCCCTCGCGCGGGCCAGCGCCGtgtatgtgtacatgtgcgaCCAGTTGTCTTCGCGTTACAATTTTTCTTTGATCGAGCATTTGtcatttctcccccccgttcGGCACGGCAAGCAGGCAAAGTATAtgcgcgcaaaaaaaaatataaacgtgCGAGTgtatgtaaaattatttgtatattcaCCTTTGCGTGCATGTAAGCGTATTGTCGCGCGGGCctctcttcccctttttttttttccgagtGCGACACGAACGCGTAGCAGAGGATTTTGGCAGCTCACTCCTGCAGGGGTTAGCTAGCAGCGCGTTGTGAATTGGCCCCCTGCGCGTGTAAAGGAATACCACCCCGCTGTGTAGCAGCGTTATATGCATGGCATCTTCCCACCATAGGGTGTGAGGTGGCCTCATTCTATCGCAGCGTATGTTCGCACGAGTTGTTCCTTTCCTGACGAGCAGCCTCTGAGCGAGGCAAATgttgtgcaaaattttacagccgagtaaaaaatttcatttggGGAGTTCCTCTAATTTGTGGGCGAGCGTCAACTCTGCGGGGTTTCTTCGACCCATCATCGTTCGGGAGTAACAAACTTGGgggttattttatttgtcgCTGTTcagctttatttttaccagCGGTACAGTTTGTCGGGCGTACTTCCCCCACCTGGGTACACCGCGACACAGCTTGTCCGGCGCACTTCTCCCACCCTAGCGGAAGCTGCCTCGGCGCAACGCGGGAGCTTTTCCCCCTGTCTGAGTTGACGCGCGCTACCCCCACCCCGCCAAGAATGCACACGGACGAGCGAAGCTCGCACGGAGTCATCACCCACATTTAGAGAAACGAAAATAAGATGcgtacttccccccccctggcgtTGCTTCTGCTGGTGGTGGTACTTGTGCTCGTGGGCATAGATGAGGTGGCGTCAAATAGCAAAACGGGAAATAATAACAGGAATGCGAAGAacgccaaagggggaggaggaggagggaagCGAGGCAATAATGAAgcgaacaaaaatgatggtATGAGTGGAAAGGGCAGTcagaaagggaagaagaaagaccCTGGGGGAGGTGGCACTCCCAAGGGACAAGGCAAAGGACCGGAacaaggaaaacaaaaaaacaaaaaaggagaagatagccattttgatgaatatataaaggaCATGAAAAACAGCCAAGACGAAGACAATTTTATGGATGAACTGAACAGATTTGAAAAGAATTTTCACGACGAGGATTTTGAAAGTGATGAAAATCTGTTTAACTATGGCAAGGGAGGAACACACAGTGGAGagtttaacaaaattggcgAGTTGAACAGTGGAAATTACAACGAAATGAAACCTGATGCGAATGATTACCAATATTTTGATAACGAAGATATTCTGGAGGGGGATGAGGACTTGACAAATATatggaataaaaatatgcaaaattttgaGCCATCTACATTGTTAACATTTGAAATACAAGGAAATTCGGAGGAATatctttttgaagaagtcACCAGTTTGAACACTTATTTTCGAGGAGTATTTTACTCCAATAACGAATCAgatgataataaaattttgttctttatcaCCGATCCGGATGGAGAGGTAA
Above is a genomic segment from Plasmodium vivax chromosome 5, whole genome shotgun sequence containing:
- a CDS encoding hypothetical protein, conserved (encoded by transcript PVX_090135A): MAISNVRVMESDDVSQGDYSCNSETTADAETSASEDDEKGIQIKIKRAIENGILDEAKKKKKRKMLNFDRSFKKRKNLKIEQEGFKINIRKFRLFKIDHVKNKGEEMLPPARSGRDAPTGPDADEVGEVDLADETDVAK
- a CDS encoding hypothetical protein, conserved (encoded by transcript PVX_090130A); the encoded protein is MKKKNFSEKMNSFLESKKKREENLSSVEEKKKKKFDKSNFTERRNDELAKNAVHVIAGGGGIHRTDYTKQVMRCVEAHAEGRSGATPQGENKCDEQYSQANGRETQQKGSSNRYNYTNNVVTIERNSHTEPTVGKESEESYVGRTDELSLHNAINHPMEKMKKLRIKTTHRYLSKAEDASYKLVKDYHREVDKCIEEIKSETFLKANLLKSEMESILTQVERLTQEALDLKWDGDPPPRGENSQGEMKRYHSYVTRYTHLMESKLCEKFIPTNGEAVEALPMNDPPSMKDHSENIKKKCILNEIKKEVDRRGEDIKEKWECVQNLFTKLNEKIKNFISHFERKHEMATNKLSDNTQRMESQMKEKIFYSTEEASQLVGTEMERAKQFFLDFLTHFNDYVTETYNYVYQKYHRCECVFRRDILRQQSYRDVCCVYATISKNYLHGLPADKVFNRLMATLEGNYNAVYARRVGLPPDQFFAGFLAAPQGGGAAYGEAADGDAVDSNAAKLHQRHCADVYQRQNQHYEEYLQRYEEIKAEVVRYREVVLHTFFHLDNFAAATAAVTAAETAAETTATAGGRPLLREAPKKAPPKWRKKEKGAGKENLPPKWNAQGEVKREDRPEGEPSKGKHPKEGNHREGSHREGSHREGSHREDDPMEGNPMQGNHMEDDPNGEAQKNDEHSHETILAQICKHKSAFIKCTENILANYNLMNLRDDYFILSFFSILETLKSEILMMSSHVESEMKASIHQCCERNRLFLCHFDTLLREYNSVVRRCLKCKDHLVMLKLIADKEEAKKKLESCASRGEEEARTTNETLVAQSKRLWGDFFFAALSKAKVIGAEGEAPSARRANERSGTNDTPGEGKHTHLKGQQKTTPDENEKNIIRQLVGPKHTYMYDEDTIWHHTYISYRSNMMGLLHPGRDVGAYLQRSVKGKARPAKQTGKKASHEAHKKESTIRSNIAQIRREYIQQKGEANRGSHPNEEVNPGGTHSGETTYSLPQITTKSLPDELLYNEDLLKKLFQSFTSSYYERFKETLFEHLLKAKMKSERECTKWCQQMGVDSFEEQLRRDDEKIKEVAVKLEEKFKTNKEAFENASQKLSLLVREYEQVTKEDWGDYQKFKDSIRQVEHTLDGGGSGGGNGSGNGSGSGNGNDNDCDDALPSRYAHLVETLKASFKSLREHLLRGEKKLRAEIKRVETYSTMLIRTGQTNVDLGTIETVLCNSNHLLLSVRQKRQDVENAFNANVYIFNNKFRAISSRTVNRGTPSGTAPPPTDRQMIHYLIAKEEIKNNLLIFYLLVYQIRVCMGQSGGEGEESGGTPHPGERKAGQPAYTFRQSLKVERSPRGERAAKAAKAVKAASLVSAASPLSALLPVNAVNGAKFPNGASPQTPQDKFPRVQNCIYQIGTFRKIQKIYQLDLAREDSLVSNFFLSRLIGPQLPHLVFCKGTGMQESPDDCLTFGLFNNRGKEQPGEKGIDQLGKQPAAEGSSCETVPLEKCPPKADPGDEIETSASNTKPIVSSAERGTPSGGKVKRSGKGTSEGEKLTRMSKETDPQEGNRGKKGELHISNDHPPDASSYGENELFRKEYLDVKFFLYTCAYIIHLISNVIQTTPPKGSPKGPPKERQPTYSHSLFISYDLSHAIYKSNLLIDKIENKKVQMTDLVVNKKAMSPLVFCADHISRRTELIHLFKFEKETVAKLFERTFAQLRGLHFVSGNDTHVRKIHSEYADDLTTLATYLKALSKKAAYFTFRCIYKRHEALSTERINTMQKNLLQAFKELNERLKVTDTGESTASHVAKRKEAIKSLLHSYVAAIRGMLTSHLSYLHANLSNNAIFFVHLLSLLPAGPPSSGSGPHGGDPPPEKANGKGASNARAANAKGATNVAFLKIHHVDISADYDLSDIAKKIDKAYGPTGHQGQADSGAKRKAGAEVLYLPYSEENLYVAKKLENKMDKYRGKLYAHMAEALDGKKKEVIKLISSDVKEHRRYYE